Genomic window (Magnolia sinica isolate HGM2019 chromosome 6, MsV1, whole genome shotgun sequence):
CTTACCCATGCCCAACACAAATCTTGGGAGACGGTCTGATGATCTCAACCGTCCACTCTTCTCCTTACTACCATAAATGAGATATGCTCCAAAATCATGCTCATGATGCAAAACAAGAATTTTTATGTGCTTCAACGCCACTGCGCAGCAAATAACTGCAGTGACAATATACAATCAGATCATAAGTGTTCACATTGGTCAAAATCAGAAACTCCCAAGTCGACTCAGGTAAGGCGGCCCACCAGACTACTCACCTCATGAAGAATACTCATCGAAACCAGATCAAGCGATGAAAACCCATCAATCATATTAACCCTAAAAAGAAATAAACTACCAGTATTGCATCAGAGAAAAGCCGGAGATGAGAAGCACGGCATAGACACTGAAATCCATGAGAAAAGCAGTCACGGCCTTCTGCAACACCAGCCCAAGCTCCAAAGCCCTACCAGCTTTCTCTGCCCAATCATCAGCATCTTGACCTGAGTTTCTTGGTCCTACTTCAGCCCTCGCATGAGCACCGCCATGTCCCGCCAGTAGTAGCCCAATCACAACAGTGACATCTGTCAGTGAGAGCAGATACAATGGCCTAGAAGCTGTTGCACCTGAATCATAACTGCGATACCATATAACGGCCCACAGAGCAATGACGGCGGCACAAAGCAGGCGGATGTTCTCAGAAGCTGAGATGGAGGATGTGATTTGGCGGGCAGTGAAAATCCTACGAAAGGCAGGCAGTGGTTGTACATGTGACTCAGTATGAGAAGTGGAATTGGATGAGTTCGGACCTACCAAGGAGAGCGAGGGTGATTTTAGAGCCTCCAGAGGGAGTGAGAAAGATTTTTGAACTGTTGTAGGGAGGGAGATTGATTTTGGAACCAACAAAGGATGTACTTCGGAGCCGTTGACCAAGGAATTCGTCACAGCTTCAGAATCATCAGCCTCATCCTCTCTGTGGCGACCAACTGCAGCACCAATAGGATtgataagaaaaaattaaaattaaaattaaaaatcatGAGATGGATAAAGAGGCAGAACCGCTATCAATAACTACTGCAGGATCCAATTTGCAACTGATTATGTACATGTGGGACCAATGAATTGGTGATCCGGACCACTGTTAtaatcagtgttcgaagtatcagtatcgtTATATATTTCGCTGGCcaaggataca
Coding sequences:
- the LOC131249406 gene encoding uncharacterized protein LOC131249406; this encodes MEGGKRDARRRRLSDSGADRMAFITGKIQALPENEKPIPIPAPKLTRRDAISVGRHREDEADDSEAVTNSLVNGSEVHPLLVPKSISLPTTVQKSFSLPLEALKSPSLSLVGPNSSNSTSHTESHVQPLPAFRRIFTARQITSSISASENIRLLCAAVIALWAVIWYRSYDSGATASRPLYLLSLTDVTVVIGLLLAGHGGAHARAEVGPRNSGQDADDWAEKAGRALELGLVLQKAVTAFLMDFSVYAVLLISGFSLMQYW